The DNA region CGGCGGCGGGGGAGTCGGTGTCCTCGATGAAGTCACCGAGGGCCGCGTCTTCGTCGGTGCCGACGGTCTGGTCGAGGCTCATCACGTCGCGGCTGTGCTCCAGCAGCTGGGTGACCTTCTCCGGCGTCAGGTCGAGCTCCTCGGCGAGGGCCTCGATCGTCGGCTCCTGGCCGAGCTCCTGGTGCATCCGGCGGCGGGTGCGCACCACCCGGTTGACCTGCTCGGCCAGGTGCACCGGCAGCCGGATCGAGCGGCCGGAGTCGGCCATCGCGCGGGAGATCGCCTGCCGGATCCACCACGTCGCGTACGTCGAGAACTTGAAGCCCTTGGCGTAGTCGAACTTCTCCACGGCGCGGACGAGACCGAGGTTGCCCTCCTGGATGAGGTCGAGGAACGACAGGCCGTGGCCGGTGTAGCGCTTGGCGACGGAGACGACGAGGCGCAGGTTGGCCTCGAGCAGGTGCGACTTCGCGGCCTGGCCGTCGACGGCGACGGCGCGCAGCGCGCGGCGCTTCTTGTCGCCGAACCGGCGGCGCGGGTCGGCGAGCAGCTGCTCGGCGTACAGGCCGGCCTCGATGCGGCGGGCCAGGTCGACCTCCTGCTCGGCGTTGAGCAGCTTCACCTTGCCGATCGAGGTCAGGTAGAC from Cumulibacter manganitolerans includes:
- the sigB gene encoding RNA polymerase sigma factor SigB; protein product: MSVTTPDNPTTELTEKDLDQSHETLASTDLVRVYLTSIGKVKLLNAEQEVDLARRIEAGLYAEQLLADPRRRFGDKKRRALRAVAVDGQAAKSHLLEANLRLVVSVAKRYTGHGLSFLDLIQEGNLGLVRAVEKFDYAKGFKFSTYATWWIRQAISRAMADSGRSIRLPVHLAEQVNRVVRTRRRMHQELGQEPTIEALAEELDLTPEKVTQLLEHSRDVMSLDQTVGTDEDAALGDFIEDTDSPAAEEVVSFDMMRHDVRKVVEGLDERERALVARRFGLDGQKPYTLEQIGKEFGMSRERVRQIERQTMAKLRTPERSAGLRDYLV